The Ictalurus punctatus breed USDA103 chromosome 17, Coco_2.0, whole genome shotgun sequence sequence aaagatataatcaaatatttacaaaaatgtgaggggtgtactcacttttgtgagatactgtatatacatgttTCAGATCTGTGAAATGACAATTGactgttgagtgtgtgtttctgtgagaCTCAATCGGTGGAGTATGAAGTATTGGGTATTGTTGCATTGTGGAGTATGATGGCTGATGGCACAAAAGagacacaccccccccccagatGTTTTGAGGCATGTGGCTAGATGAATCTGTGCCTGAATGTGCTCCTGAGCCTCCTCAACTCAGTGTAGAGAGGATGAGAATGATAGCCGAGATTCACTCCCCTCTATTTCAGATAATTGATTTAGTCAGTGGTTCATTCAGTCTGAGCTGGAGATTTCCAGTGATTCAATGCCTGTAAGAATAATGTGTGTTAAGACGTTCATGTTATAAAATATCAATGAATATTAGCTATTCTACACTACTCAAGCTGTTAGTCATATGCCTTAGAAGGAAGCACGATCCGGCATGCATTTGTGCATTTGTACAAAGCATGCAACTTAACAAATTGTTGAACAAATCTGAACATGTCATTTAATCAGTTACTCTTCATTTGTATACCATGTTATTGATAAGAAACTCTTGTCTGGTGAAGAGAAATATCTGATTGAAGGTCACAGTATTATATTGGAACTAAAATCTGATCATGTTATTAAATTAAAGTTAtatgttaaagtaaataacacttaatatttgattacataAAAGTTGGCATTGCCATTCCAacagtttcagaggggactgtataataatataataatgtgaaatatgCCATGACTTttcctttattaaatatagcTTCACTTGCTTAAATATGTTTTTGCGGTGTTTACATTCCTGTAAGGTAGGAAATAAATTTGCATGTGTGGTATGTGCACAGACCCTGGTTCCCAACAGAGAAATAAGAACATTAGCAGGTGGGTTGTACAATATTTACATCACGGTCTGAGCTGTCACGTGAGAAAATATGGTCCAACATCTCTGAATATAATGCATGTACCCAACTTGAAACTACAGTACAACAAGGTATAAGGTAGAGCTCAATAAAAAGCAATAATAATTTGATAATTAAAACTAATTTTCACTCCTACAGCTCCACTAATAtgtgatgtaaatgttaatgaCCATTTCATGCTGTCATGTTTATAACTGtacactgtaaatgtaaacaaattggGGTATGCTGAATGTGTATGCTTATTTCTGTTTTACTTCATTATGTCTGTTGTTTCAGGCTGGAAAGGACGTGAACAAAATCTACATCTTCATCATGAGTGCCTTGAACTCCAGTTTATTACAAAATGTATCATTTGTGCGTCCAGAGTACTTTTTCATCAGTGGATTTTCTGGAATTCCTTTCAGCCAAtactattttgtttttttaatttttatctaTATTATCTCACTGTGTGGTAACTCAATAGTCCTTTTCATGATATTAGTTGACCGAACTCTGCATATTCCAAAATACATGGGGATTTTTAATTTAGCACTGTCCGACATTGGTGAAACAAATGCATTGATTCCTAGCCTTGTGAagactttgttttttgattcaCAGTACATATCCTACGATGCTTGTTTGACTAAcatgttttttacttttttcttttctggtgGACAGGCATTAACTCTTGTTGCCCTGGCATATGATCGTTTTATTGCCATTTGTTTACCTCTGAGATACCATGCTATTGTAAATAACTCCTTCATGTTTGCAACTTTAACAGCAATATGGGTATTTAATCTTGTTATATTTGGCACAACTGTAGTTTTTATTACACGACTTTCATTCTGTAAAACCAATGAGATAAAGAGCTTTTTTTGTGACCATGGGCCAGTTTATACAATTGCTTGTAATGACAACAGCATAAATTCCTTCATGGCTAAGCTGTGTACTGCAGTATACCTCTATGCACCATTGACTGCTATAGTCTTATCATACATAGGCATTCTGCTGGCCTTAACTAAGATTACAACATGGGAGAGTCGTCTTAAAGCACTCAAAACTTGCATCTCTCACCTGTTGGTAGTAGGAGTGTTTTTCCTACCTATAGTGGGTACGTACCTTGCTGCATtaactttctctctccatcctaaTGCTAGGATAATTAATACTTCATTATCAAGAACTATTCCACCCATGTTAAATCCCATTATTTATGTCTTGAACACAAAGGATTTCAGAGTCTTTATAGTGAAAATGCTTAAAAAGAAAACCACCAAAATTTCCCAAGTGCATGCTTTAGCAAAGTGATATAAAACAGTTTAgtattttctacatttaaagCTCAATTGCCAAAGGACTGTACAGTGCAGGGTTATTCAAATGTACCAGTGTGTCTTTAGGTCTTAATTCCAGTCAAGCAGGAGCCTGCCTGATTACACTTGTTTGATCATTTGGTTTTGATATGTAAATGACTCAATTGTGAGTTCAAGTTAGCTGAAATGAAAACTTTTAGTAGTTCCCCTGTTTAAACCCACATATTCACACCATCAGGGGTTAGATAAGGAGTCACtgaacttttctttctttctttctttctttctttctttctttctttctttctttctagtaCTGAAGTAAGAAAGGTGTAGTTAGAAAACTGTGTACTTGAATGAACTCAACATTTCCAACATAACTGGTTCCCTTTCATAGACCTTTCACAGAAGGTACACCAGTTTGCTCTATACTTAAGACCAGCAAACACAggcaacacaaacaaacaatgaaacaaACACCTGTTTTTGACCCACATTCTTACCTTACACTATGTTTACAATGTGCTAATTATTGATATAAGTGCTTTAACTTTAGTAGTACTTTTTCTGCTTTTTAGGTAGACATTGAGATGATCAATAGGAGTTTGTAAGGTTTTTAAGCTTATAACActgacatacagtacatgtgtaGTGAGATGACATAATGATTCATATTTTTGAATTCTTATTTttgtggtggtgggggtgttTTTTGCTGGTTCTTAGACCTTTCTATGTATTTGGCAATTTtaacatttgacattttatccataaaactATGCAAAATATGAGGACATACATCTGAATgtgatatatttataaataaagtgatatCCTAATATGTCTTATCTGACCTTAATGCAAATGCTGTATGTATATGCTTCTAACTATATCCCATGCACAtgtatgtacactatatggccataGGTTTATGGACAactaaccatcacacccatatgtaggcctttccaaaacttttgccacaaagttggaaaacACAATTGCATGTGAGTGTCTGTATCAATTAATGTCTGTACAGGATAATGCAAAAGTTGAgaaagaatgttatttttggTCTATTGCTGCCACCTTGTGGCAAAACCTCTTCCATGTAGCATGGTTCTCCATTACTACAGGAGAGAAAGTcaatgtgtaaaataaagtaatttgtGGGAGGCCTTTGCTGTACACctatgtaaaaaaagaaagaaataaaggtaATCCTATGTCAATTCAACTCTACTTATTGCATAGATGTATTTAGCTGTTCATGTAGTGTATGAAAGAAACCTGCAGGACTgtcttaaatcatttttaaaaaatgcttctCCTTTGCCTTTGGTGGTAGTAGCAGGGGTGTTGAACAGGGGGTAACAGTGCATCTATTAACAGGAGTAACAGGAGCCCTCACGGAGGGGGGCCCAAAAATGTATACTGATAATCCATCATGACTATGGATACATAGCTAGTATAATGACATGTTAACAATATGAATAAAATTTTCACTCTCGCTCAAATTCAGCTTGTGGTGTGGGAAGGAGACCTGGACTACAAAACATGAAGCCTAATTCGGGTTATCAAAAAAGAAaggggtggagagagagggaaagaaagctGTATCTgacaagtttttttgtttgtttgtttgtttttttccagaagaAAAGTGAGCCTTTGTTATGCAACTTGCAAGAGAAAAACTGTTCGGATCCTTTTTTTCTCAGTATAGTAGTGTTGTCAAAAGTACCGGTACATCAGAAGCAAGTCGATACTGAAATTGTAAAAATATAACGATACCAGCCTTTCTGCAGTACTGGTAGTACAGAGTACTGCCTTAATTTGGTACTTGCTGATAGGCAGCTCAAATTGCCAACATGAAATCTCACCAGTGGgctttgtaaaataaatggtaGCATGCAGCTGTACCTACTTGTAAACCCTATAGTATGTGTCAAGGATATAcgttttaaagtttatttaatactttaaaTAAACTTATTTAGTCTAAGTTATTTTGAATTGCTTGATTCAAAGAATATATGCAGGTCATGTATATTCTGTTAATATTATGTTATGTTGCTAGTTTGTTTTTGACCCTTTGAATATAGActgtgcaaataaaaaaaaagtcatgaaaataaaacagtctgttgttttattatttatttgtttgtttatttatttatttattttaaaattaattatttaaaatattaattaaaattgtAGCATTTAAAATGGGTTGGGGAGGATTTGGTGTAGTGAGGGGCCCACCCCTTGGTTCTGTGACCAGGGCCCAACATTTGGCGCTACACCCCTGGGTAGTAGGAGTATTTTTCCTCCCTGTATTGGGTACATGGAAAGGCTTAGGGAAGTTTTGAAAATAGGTAAACCTTTTCTAAATATTTTGGACAAATACATGTATGTTTTCTTAAAGTGGATATGTTAAAGAATGTTGTATGCAGAAAAAATATTGGTTCCTGATTTTTGTTAATTCAGGATTCAACCACAGGGCAATTTAATGGATTTTCCCAGGTCACCACACAAAGAAACTTTATCATGTGTAgttctcatatttatactcaCTCATTTGTGATTGTAGGTTGCACTTGTGTGACAATCAAAAGTGGTTCATTTTGCCCgagtaatatataataaatatgtaattgGCTTCAATATAAAATTTGGATGGTGTATATAAGTAATGTCTATTCAGTCatctgttaaaataaaatatattttaacgAAGCTGGGGATTAGGTATGGTAGGAGGGTAATGGACAGATTAACCTAGTAGCCAATTAGAGAATGACAAATAATTTCTGTAAAATGTTCAGACTGAATTATCTACAATGTTTTAGATGATTTGGGTGTATAAAATCTACTTCTGTAAATGAATGGATTGATGgcagttgtttattttgttcagCAGAAAGAGGTTTCAGTACTCCACATACCGTACTGA is a genomic window containing:
- the LOC100379177 gene encoding olfactory receptor 1M1, with the protein product MLNVYAYFCFTSLCLLFQAGKDVNKIYIFIMSALNSSLLQNVSFVRPEYFFISGFSGIPFSQYYFVFLIFIYIISLCGNSIVLFMILVDRTLHIPKYMGIFNLALSDIGETNALIPSLVKTLFFDSQYISYDACLTNMFFTFFFSGGQALTLVALAYDRFIAICLPLRYHAIVNNSFMFATLTAIWVFNLVIFGTTVVFITRLSFCKTNEIKSFFCDHGPVYTIACNDNSINSFMAKLCTAVYLYAPLTAIVLSYIGILLALTKITTWESRLKALKTCISHLLVVGVFFLPIVGTYLAALTFSLHPNARIINTSLSRTIPPMLNPIIYVLNTKDFRVFIVKMLKKKTTKISQVHALAK